CACCATATTCAAACACAATAAATTATTTACGCAATCATGGAATTACAAATACGAAACGAATAGAAAATGTTTACTGGAGTAATGTAACTGACGAAATAAATCAGGGATTTCCAATTATAATTTGTACAACTTCATTAACTGCGGCGCACATTGTCCTGGTTATTGGAAAATATGGAAGTGCGCATACAGTTGTTGCAAATGATCCTTACGGCGATAAAAATGCTGGCAGTTATGGACAGATTAATAATGGTGAAAAAGCATTGTACGATTGGTCCGATGCAAATACCGGCAGATATAAAATTACTCCTGTTGCCTGGGCAATAACTGCAAGGTATACTCCAAATGCAACTCCTGAAGTGTTATCATTTTCCCCTTCCAGTTTAACAGACAGCGTAAAAATTTACTCTTCTGTTGTTATTAATTTTACAACTCAGATGAATAAACCTACAGTTGAAAATGCATTCTCTATTATTCCAAATGTAACAGGAACATTTACATGGAGCGATTATGATCTTACTCTTACTTTTAAACCCGATGTTCCACTAAGTATCGGAACAATCTATACAGTTAAGATAGATACTTCTGCAAAAAACATCTGGAATAAATCATTAAATGGTGAATTTGTTTTTGAGTTCGTTACAAAAAGCAGGGATCGATTAAGAGCAGTTCAAATTTATCCAAATTTTAATCAACAGGAGATTAGTCCTTCAGTTCAGTTCAACATTACCTTTGATGCAACAGTAAATTTGAATGCGCTTGCAAACAATGTATTTTGCTACAAAAGTAATGGCGATAAAATATCATTAGCAAATGTAAAAGTTAAAGCGATGAATGGAAAAACATATGTTTCATTTGATAGCAAAACTCCACTTGAATACAATACCGATTACAAATTATTTCTCTATGGAAAAATTGTTGATACAGATGGATATTTAATGAAAGATACAATCCAGGTTAATTTTAAAACAGAAGTACAGCAGCAGGTTGCTGGAACCATCTTAGACAATTTGGAAAGTATTGGGCTGTGGAATAATCCATCTTTTAGCGGAAGCACAACCGGTGTAGATACTTTAGTTTCTAAATTTTCAATTTCCACTTCAAGAAAATTTAATAATCTTAATTCAGGTAAGATTACTTATTCATTCACCCAGAATGCTGGCGGCGTTTGCCGTGTTTATGATGCTGCAAAACCAGTTATTGGTTCCGCTGCTGATAATACATTTGGTATTTGGATTTATGGGGATTTAAGTTTTAACCTGTTGGAATATTGGTTTTACGATAATGCGAACCAAAACAAAACTGTTTTTGTAGATACTTTAAATTGGACCGGTTGGAAATTTAAGAAAGTTCTTGTTTCTCAAATTGAAGGTAATGGAGATAAGCAATTCCACAGTGTTGTAATTAAACAAAATGAAAATGGGAAAAAGACTGGTGAAATATATTTAGACGACGTTCAACTGATTTCTGCAACCCCGGTTGTGGATAATAATGATTTTCACTCTCCATCTGATTATACTTTATATCAGAATTATCCAAATCCATTCAATCCATCAACTACAATAAGATATACTTTACCATTTGAAAGTCAGGTTAAATTAATTGTTTACAATGCTATCGGAGAAGCAATTAGAGAATTAGTAAACACTATCCAGCAAGCTGGGTGGTACAAAGTTGAGTTCAGTGGATCGGATTTATCGTCCGGAATATACTTTTATACAATCAAAGCAAATTCAATTGAAGGTAACAGGAATTTTAATGAATCAAAAAAACTTTTATTCTTAAAATAATTTTTAATGGAAAAATTATAAGTGTTATTACCCCTTAAGCTTTGCTCTTAAGGGTTTTTTTTACTACCCGGTTAATCCCAACCCTATTTACCATATTTATATTCGGAATGCTTACTTTGATTTCCCGCATCTTGATTTTAAATTAATTTTTAGCAATGTTGTAGAAGATAAAACCCTAATAAATATTATCTGTTAATATCTGTTAGTAAACCAGATTTGCATTAATGAATCATTAACAAATTATAAGGAGTTCTTTTATGACAGTTACAACAAAATTTCCAGAAATGACTGGAACTGCACTTTTAAAAGGTTATGTTGATAGCGGTGTAGACTTAGTAGGATTTGATTATGGTAACGGAAACTTAAACTCTCATATAGAGTTTGAACCAGGTTCGGCTCCAGGTGATTTTAATTATGCGGTTGTACTACCAGCTAATGCAACTGATTTCAGGGTTAGAGCTAAAGCGCAAGTATATGGCTCTGGTTGGGTCTATGGGGCAGCTTGTACAATACCTACAACACCAAACAGCAAGTTTGGTGGTGGCGGAAAAACACTTATTTTACAATAGAAATTATAACTGCCATTAATATTTTGAATTCTAAAAGCCGGCTAAGGAAACTGAACCGGCTTTATTATTTTTATTTTGATAGTTATGTCATTCATTAATCACAGATCATATTTTTAAATTCGTTTTAGACTTGCTTAGACTTAACATTCTGGTTCTGATTCTTTGTTTATAATGATATGAAAGAGCTTGATAACTACCATTGGTGGTTTCCAAAAGATATTTACTAACTCATCTAACGCAAAGAATTGTAATTGTCATATTGAGCAGAGCGAAATATCTCAAAATAGTTTGAAATCGAGGTGTCGAGATTCTTCACTCTATTCAGAATGACAATTTTGCGTAAGGTGACTTACTAAGTACAATAGTCCAGGAATTGTCCACACCTTCAGTAACTTTAACATAGAACTTCTATTTCTTATTTATCTTTTCTTGAGTTTTCATTGGTGGTAAAAAATTTTCACCGGTAATTATACTTTTACCGGTTTTTTGTTCCAAAGCTCTTCTTGCATCCTTTGCAATTTTCCCACCTTTTTTTGCGGGAATTTTATTCTTCTCAAATCCTTCGGTATTTTCAATCTCTGCAATTTGCCTTGTAGAAAGTTCAGCCAAAGCAGTAAATATTAATTCAGCTTCGTTCATATGATCGCGTAAGTTTTGTGTTTTTAATCCTTTTAAAGTTTTGTGTTCTTTTACAGTTAGATCACTCCATTCTTTATGAATAATACTTGTAAGAATCGCAAAATCATCTTCCTTTTTAACTCCGTGATTATTCCAATAATCAGTAAGCTTATTGCGTGTTTCCTGCCCCATCATTCTTTGCTGGATCCACTTTTCACTTCTGCCTTGTTTCTGCCAGTATTCTCGGGAGCGGTTTAATGCTTTTTCAGGATTATTCATTTCCTCCATTCTTTCATAGCCAACTTTAGCAAGCCATAACTTAATTGGCTCTGCTTTTTTACTTGGTACAGATTGAACAAGGCGGAGAATAGTTTCTACATCAGCTACATCAGTATTTCGCATTTTTCCATCTTGTGCTATCATTTTCAACTGGTGACAATTTGTCACCACTTCACTTCCTTCGACTTTTAATCTTTCACTTAGCTTATTCCAGTATTTTCTCGCAACTTGAAAATCTCTTTGATCAGTAAGTGCGGCAACAATATCAATAACAGAAAAATACCAAATTTCTTTATCCTCATCATAATGGCGGCGGATTTTGAAAGTCTCAAAAACTGCTAATGATTTTTCTTTATCTTTTTCCAATGTAACCTCCTATCAGGCAACTAAAAAATATTATTTCTGATTTATTCTGATTCTCTTCCATATTTATAATTCTAATTGGTGGTTTTCGAAAGTTAATTACTATGTATATAAGTAAAGGAATAGTATTCGGTTTCCAGGAAATAACAAGTTAGTGGTTTATTATTATTTATTCTTTTTTAATTTTTTAATAACAATAAGTTTTTTTACTGCCTTATCAAAATCACTTTCATAATTGCGATCTTGTACAATTATAAATTTATCATATTCTTCTTCAGCAAGTTTAACAGCAATTTCATGCCTTATTTTGCCGCCATCATCTAAAATATCGTATTCATTGAACTTTAGAAATGCATCCAGTTTATTAATCCAGTCGTGCATCTTCATTTGTATTTGACGGGAAGCCTGGTTTTCAGCATAATCCAGATACATTGATACAATACGTTCAAGTTCTTTAATTTCTTTTTCATTCAAATAATTTTTAGCAATAATAACGTCGCTTTTAAGAATCATGCTTTTAGGAGCATTTTTCCATGTTTGTAAACCCATTTGTGGTTTAGATGAATCGGCTCTTTCGGCAATCAACTGAGCTGCTGTTTTACCTGTTACAGCCCAATGAAGTTTATTTTGAACTGTCTTAAAAAATTTATTGGTAATTTCAGCATCTTTGTTGTAATCGATGCTGCATTGCTGGTAGATATCAGTAATCTTTTGATAGAACCTTCTCTCACTTGCACGAATTGCACGAATGCGTTCTAAAAGTTCGTCAAAATAATCTTTGCCGAAGCGTTTACCTTGTTTTAAGCGTTCATCGTCTAGAACAAAACCTTTAATTAGATATTCTCTTAACCGTTGCGTTGCCCAAATGCGGAATTTTGTACCATGAAGTGACTTTATTCGGTATCCTATTGAAATAATAACATCCAAATTATAATAAGCAGTATCATACTTTTTTCCGTCGGATGCAGTTGTTCGGAAATTCCGAACAACTGAATTTTCATCCAGCTCCCCTTCTTCAAAAACGTTTTTTAGGTGTCCGCTAACTGTAGATTTTGCTTTTTGAAACAATTCACAAATTTGCGCTTGGGCTAGCCAAACAGTTTCATCTTCCAAACGGACTTCTATCTTTGTTTGTCCGTTTTCTGTCTGATATAATATTATTTCTGATTTATTCTGATTCTCTTCCATATTTATAATTCTAAATTGTTTTTATTTTTTAAGGAATTTACTTGCTAATAATTTTTTCTATTGTAACTAATTTACCTTCAAATTCTGTCACTTTGCTTTTAGCGATATGAATGGGTTTGATGACTGCCATTGGTAGTTTCAGAAAGTTATTTGCTATTTAATAAGTCGAGGAGTGGTCCTCGACTGCCAGGAAACTGGCAAAAGAAAAATCTTCTGTTCTCTCTTTCTTCTTTATTATTCCAATGCTCTAATAATCTTCTTGTTATTCCGGAAACACCTGGATAACCCTCTTCTCTCCACTTCTTTACTCTTGGTCTTATCTCATTTACCAGAGGTATTGGAACAAATACACCCGGATCATCAAAACCATGGGATTCTGATGCAATTACATATCCGGCAGGTCTCCTTTTATCTTCAACCAATTCAAAGAATCTTGACTCCCTATCGTACCGCCAATATCTTTTTGGTTCTTCAAAGGGAGAATTTATTATAAGCTGGTTTATTTTGTCTGTTAGTTTCATTTAGGTTTATTTTGTAATGATGCGATTATGATGCAATTGAAATCGCAAGTGACAATCTCAATCGCTGAGTAATCGCCAAGTAAAAATTTCAATCGAAACAATTAATTTTATCCTTATTTCTTTTCCAGCCAATTATCGGTCGATTCGGTCGATTATTGGTCGATTACTTGCAATAATATATTTTGTACCTCGTCCTTTTGTACCATAACTAGTTATATATTTTTTTTCAACCAGTAATTGTAATTCTTCAACTGCAGTGGTTTTTCCAACATTATTTATCTTTCTATAAATAGAATTTGTTATTTCACCATTTTCTTTTATAAATAAAATAGCTTTGATTTGCCTATCATTAAGCCCATTCTTTTTTAATTCTTCTTCGGAAATCAAATCCATAAAAACAGTAACAAGAAATCCACCATCAACTTCTTTCATCTCGGGTTCCGGCAGTTCAGCTTCATTACATGCATTTATTATTTTTAGTGTTCCTCTTCCCCATGCATCTATATAGCCGCCTTTAAAACAAACATCTGCAATAATAGGATTTCGGGGACGTGAGGGATGCTGCCGCTTTAATGCCTCAAATGATAATCCCTCCGGTAATGTTCCTTTGTTCCAGAAACTGATCTTATCATCATATACGCGTAATTGAATTGTTGAACCGGAATAGTTTTTATGAACCAGCGCATTAAGCAGCATTTCTCGAAGTGCAGCTACAGGATATTCTCCTTTTTCAATTCTCTGTAGTCCCTCAAAGCCAATAGCCCTGGTTAAGAATTTTCTATCTAATTGTAATGGAACTTCTTTAAGCAGATGAAGCAGGTTTCCTTCTTCCACTTCCTGGAATTTCAGTTCGTCATCAGATTTTCCAAAGCGGCCAATTTTAACCGAGATATTTGGATAAAACTTTCCGGGATCTTTTCCAAAAAGAATAATAGCTGCACGCTTTAGCTTTGTGCCTTCGGCAAGCCTTAACTTCTCCAGCAGTTCAGGTATATTCAGATCATCTGAAGAAGGAAGCCTGCCAGCTCTTCCTGCATCAGATAAATATTTTTTAATGCTGTTTTCATCAATATCACTAAATGCAGCTCTATCTTCAATAACATCATCCCATGTTTTACCGGATTTTTTTAAAAGAAAATCGGTAAGAGAATTTCCTGTTAGCTCTTTTGTTGTACTTCCTGATCTTATGTAGTATCGTCCTCTTAATGAAATAGCAACCGAATATGGCTGAACATCTATTTCAATAAAGCATTTAGAATTTTCTTTGATGAGGTTTACTTCGGCAGTAATCCCAAGCAAGTTTTTGATCTTATTTGGCAGCTCTTCCATCAATCTATTATCATCAGCAACATTAATACAATTACCATTGTTATCTTTACCGATAAAAAGTTTTCCACCTTTTGAATTGGCAAATGCACAAATGGTTTTTAAGTTGTCATCGTGCCAGCTTGTTTTGTATTCTATGTTCTGTTGTTCAGGCATATTAACTATGTTTCACTTCTACTGTAAATGGAGAATTGATTATTAGCTGGTTTAGTTTGTCGGTGAATTTCATTTTCATTAATTGAATATGTCTCATTTTGTATATCCCCATTCTGATTCTAATCTTTTTATTGAATAGTCAGAAAGGATTAAAAGTGCTCTCAAATTTGCATCCTCATATTGCAATTGTTGTATACAACAAAAAAATAGGCCAATGCAATAATGAAAGCTTTTAGGTTCAATCAATAAATCACAAGCTAAATATCGAATATATTTTGTTATAGAAAAACATCTATTTATAGGAATGTTATAATCGAGGGTTTCATCAAGTCTAAATTCAGATTCAGAATATGGGCTTCTCCTTATTTTTTTATAAATATCCTCCATTATATAATCAAATGGTAAACAACTAGACCATATTGATGTTTCAAGCAAGGCATAATCTAATGAAGAATGAGCTATACTTGAATTACCCCAATCAATAAAATGTGCAACTTTTCCTGAATCAATTTGAATGTTTTCTGTCTGATATAATATTATTTCTGATTTATTCTGGTTCGTTTCCATATTCATAATTTCAAAATGTTTTTATTTCTTAAGGAATTTGCTTGAATATAATATTTTCTTTTTTCAGTCTTTCAGCGCTTATCCTGTTTGCTTCAGTAGGCTGTTGCAATAAGCCAAATTATATCGTGTTGGTCGGAGTCGAACTACGAAAATAACGCAAAATCATCCCTCGACTTCGCTCGGGATGAGTGATTAACAAGTTATGCAACAGCCTGTTCAGGCAAGCGGAAATCCAAAAAACTTTATTAATACAATATATTCCCACTCCTGTCACCGCAGGCAGGTTTGTGGGAAAGACAACTGGACAATATTAGTTTATTAGACCGGACTCATTTAGTTAATCTTCTTTTTTTATTCTCCTGAAGTGCCAGATAATTTTCTTTGGTTACAACTTTCTTTCCTGTTTCTTTTTCTAATGCTTCGCGTGCATCTCCGGCTATTTTACCTCCTTTTTTTGCAGTCGCCTTGTTTTCCGGAAATCCTTGTGAGTTTTGCTTTCTTGCAATTTCTGTTGTTGATGCTTCACCAAGCATACTAAAAATCAATTCAAGATCAGTCATATGATCTCTTAAATTCTCATTTCTTTTTTGTAAACCTTTGTAGTTTTTGTACTCATAAGGCGTTAAACCAAATGTTGCTTTGCTTATTTCAGAAGTTAAAATAGAAAATTCCAATTGCTCTTTTATTCCACGTTTTTTCCATTCATCGGTAAGTTCATCTCGAACAGCAATTCCACGCACTCTTTTTTCTATCCATGTATCGCTGTACCCTTTAGCTTTATATATTTCTCTCACACGTTGAGATGCAAGTTCAGGATTTTCAATTTCTTCTAATCTCTCATAACCAACTTTTGCAAGCCATCTTTTGAACGGTTCTGCTTTGGGTGAAGGAATAGATTGAATAATTCTGAATAAACCTTCTACATCCGAACAATCAGATTCATAATATTTACCATCTGATGATTCTAATTTCAGTTGTCGACAAATTGTCGACAAGTCAATCCCTTGTTCCTTTTCCCTTTTTTTTAACCGATACCAGTAGTCTCTTGGTTTAATACTATCTGCTAATACCTCTACAACATCTACTACGGAAAAATACCATATCTGTTCTTCTTCATTCCAGACCGAACGAATTTTCTTTGATTCAAATAATTTTATTGCGCTCATGTTTCCCTTAAAATGTTCTGATACGACTTAAATGAACTTCGATTTTCAGGTTCTGAAATTATAACATCAAGATTATAATAATCTATAACTCGCGAAACTGAACGATCTTTTTCAATTTGAACTGTTCGGAAATTCCGAACAGTTGATTCTTTAGGAAGCTCTCCTTCTTCAAAGATATTTTTAATATGTTCGCTTATTGTTGATTTTGCTTTTTGAAACAATTCTGCTAACTGGTTCAGCGTTAGCCAGACAGTTTCATCTTCCAAACGAACTTCAATCTTTGTTTGCCCGTCTTCTGTCTGATATAGTATTAATTCTGATTTATTCTGATTCTCTTCCATATTTATAATTCTAAATTGTTTTTAAGGAAC
Above is a window of Ignavibacteriales bacterium DNA encoding:
- a CDS encoding BRO family protein yields the protein MEKDKEKSLAVFETFKIRRHYDEDKEIWYFSVIDIVAALTDQRDFQVARKYWNKLSERLKVEGSEVVTNCHQLKMIAQDGKMRNTDVADVETILRLVQSVPSKKAEPIKLWLAKVGYERMEEMNNPEKALNRSREYWQKQGRSEKWIQQRMMGQETRNKLTDYWNNHGVKKEDDFAILTSIIHKEWSDLTVKEHKTLKGLKTQNLRDHMNEAELIFTALAELSTRQIAEIENTEGFEKNKIPAKKGGKIAKDARRALEQKTGKSIITGENFLPPMKTQEKINKK
- a CDS encoding putative DNA binding domain-containing protein, coding for MPEQQNIEYKTSWHDDNLKTICAFANSKGGKLFIGKDNNGNCINVADDNRLMEELPNKIKNLLGITAEVNLIKENSKCFIEIDVQPYSVAISLRGRYYIRSGSTTKELTGNSLTDFLLKKSGKTWDDVIEDRAAFSDIDENSIKKYLSDAGRAGRLPSSDDLNIPELLEKLRLAEGTKLKRAAIILFGKDPGKFYPNISVKIGRFGKSDDELKFQEVEEGNLLHLLKEVPLQLDRKFLTRAIGFEGLQRIEKGEYPVAALREMLLNALVHKNYSGSTIQLRVYDDKISFWNKGTLPEGLSFEALKRQHPSRPRNPIIADVCFKGGYIDAWGRGTLKIINACNEAELPEPEMKEVDGGFLVTVFMDLISEEELKKNGLNDRQIKAILFIKENGEITNSIYRKINNVGKTTAVEELQLLVEKKYITSYGTKGRGTKYIIASNRPIIDRIDR
- a CDS encoding Bro-N domain-containing protein, producing the protein MSAIKLFESKKIRSVWNEEEQIWYFSVVDVVEVLADSIKPRDYWYRLKKREKEQGIDLSTICRQLKLESSDGKYYESDCSDVEGLFRIIQSIPSPKAEPFKRWLAKVGYERLEEIENPELASQRVREIYKAKGYSDTWIEKRVRGIAVRDELTDEWKKRGIKEQLEFSILTSEISKATFGLTPYEYKNYKGLQKRNENLRDHMTDLELIFSMLGEASTTEIARKQNSQGFPENKATAKKGGKIAGDAREALEKETGKKVVTKENYLALQENKKRRLTK
- a CDS encoding Ig-like domain-containing protein; this encodes MKFLNTILILFLVSSFSIFAQTDKKTILPEGYLVNPIQTAYGILATNENESSLYLINSGIEELISAPGCGRYIQLNKEGNKIGFKLINPENGLQSPAIYNLAERKVERIIDEVENAGQVSFAQDGKIAFTVDKQLFIKDGTALHKYNLGVYSNRTPISPDGNRIIFKDEDDQLWIFDLISGSKLKITDSINGYGNASWSPDGKFIVYTTTGTNILSYDVNKRVNYSIAEGENPAWSPDGKSIVFHRKEIDFNQVKILNSDIYVSNADGSTINQVTNTPDEIELDPKFSSDAKNIIYQNYSGREIKKLNVESTLQKSAIKSNIIFKSTEPIIPKFYDIKKNDNQTAQLDSITNWVHIHQVWDTRDNGQWHSQGEGYVCCGATTAMEVLASYGILKPWPFTTYGHNSNFGKYISEPYNYNGVTYNNFNGWPSGAHGFLWNGSGSPYSNTINYLRNHGITNTKRIENVYWSNVTDEINQGFPIIICTTSLTAAHIVLVIGKYGSAHTVVANDPYGDKNAGSYGQINNGEKALYDWSDANTGRYKITPVAWAITARYTPNATPEVLSFSPSSLTDSVKIYSSVVINFTTQMNKPTVENAFSIIPNVTGTFTWSDYDLTLTFKPDVPLSIGTIYTVKIDTSAKNIWNKSLNGEFVFEFVTKSRDRLRAVQIYPNFNQQEISPSVQFNITFDATVNLNALANNVFCYKSNGDKISLANVKVKAMNGKTYVSFDSKTPLEYNTDYKLFLYGKIVDTDGYLMKDTIQVNFKTEVQQQVAGTILDNLESIGLWNNPSFSGSTTGVDTLVSKFSISTSRKFNNLNSGKITYSFTQNAGGVCRVYDAAKPVIGSAADNTFGIWIYGDLSFNLLEYWFYDNANQNKTVFVDTLNWTGWKFKKVLVSQIEGNGDKQFHSVVIKQNENGKKTGEIYLDDVQLISATPVVDNNDFHSPSDYTLYQNYPNPFNPSTTIRYTLPFESQVKLIVYNAIGEAIRELVNTIQQAGWYKVEFSGSDLSSGIYFYTIKANSIEGNRNFNESKKLLFLK
- a CDS encoding virulence RhuM family protein, which gives rise to MEENQNKSEIILYQTENGQTKIEVRLEDETVWLAQAQICELFQKAKSTVSGHLKNVFEEGELDENSVVRNFRTTASDGKKYDTAYYNLDVIISIGYRIKSLHGTKFRIWATQRLREYLIKGFVLDDERLKQGKRFGKDYFDELLERIRAIRASERRFYQKITDIYQQCSIDYNKDAEITNKFFKTVQNKLHWAVTGKTAAQLIAERADSSKPQMGLQTWKNAPKSMILKSDVIIAKNYLNEKEIKELERIVSMYLDYAENQASRQIQMKMHDWINKLDAFLKFNEYDILDDGGKIRHEIAVKLAEEEYDKFIIVQDRNYESDFDKAVKKLIVIKKLKKNK